One window from the genome of Gemmatimonadaceae bacterium encodes:
- the fadI gene encoding acetyl-CoA C-acyltransferase FadI, whose product MPSLGGPGGRVAIVAGVRTPFARAGSALKHMSAIELGKLAVAELIQRTNVDAKLVEAIVYGTVVPSVLAPNIAREVSLLPMLPKGCEAYSVSRACASANQAITDAADQIVLGHHEIIIAGGAESLSNVPILHSRSMSEKLVSLSRAKSAAQRLKIVGSIRPKDFVPITPAIAEPSTGETMGQSAEKMAKINHIAREDQDQFALRSHRMAAVGTEDGRLTAEIVPVYPPPRYDNVLTSDNGIRTDTSIEQLRSLKPVFDRRYGSVTAGNSSPLTDGASAVLLMSESRAKALGYVPLAYVRSYAYAALDPGEQLLMGPVLAAPVALRRAGLSLGDMDLVEMHEAFAAQVLCNLEGFTSRAWAERAGFTQPVGEVDRSKLNVMGGSIAIGHPFGATGGRILTTLCNELNRRGGQFGLMTVCAAGGMGHAMVVERA is encoded by the coding sequence ATGCCATCCTTGGGCGGACCCGGCGGACGGGTCGCGATCGTCGCCGGCGTGCGCACGCCGTTCGCGCGCGCCGGCTCCGCACTCAAGCACATGAGTGCCATCGAGCTTGGGAAGCTCGCCGTCGCCGAGCTGATTCAACGAACGAACGTCGACGCAAAACTCGTGGAAGCGATCGTCTACGGTACGGTCGTGCCATCGGTGCTCGCGCCGAACATCGCGCGCGAAGTCTCGCTGCTGCCGATGCTGCCGAAGGGCTGCGAAGCATATTCGGTCAGTCGCGCGTGCGCGTCGGCGAATCAAGCCATCACCGACGCCGCCGACCAGATCGTGCTCGGCCATCATGAAATCATCATTGCCGGCGGGGCGGAATCGCTCTCCAACGTGCCGATCCTTCACTCGCGATCCATGTCGGAGAAGCTCGTGTCGCTCTCGCGCGCCAAGAGCGCCGCGCAGCGCCTCAAGATCGTCGGCTCCATTCGCCCGAAGGATTTCGTGCCGATCACCCCCGCCATCGCCGAGCCGTCGACCGGTGAAACCATGGGACAGTCGGCCGAGAAGATGGCGAAGATCAATCACATCGCGCGTGAGGATCAGGATCAATTTGCGCTGCGATCGCATCGCATGGCGGCGGTCGGTACCGAGGACGGCCGGCTGACGGCGGAGATCGTGCCCGTATATCCGCCGCCGCGCTACGACAATGTGTTGACGAGCGACAACGGCATTCGCACGGATACGTCGATCGAGCAGCTTCGATCGCTCAAGCCGGTGTTCGATCGACGCTACGGTAGTGTGACCGCCGGTAATTCGTCTCCGCTGACGGACGGCGCGAGCGCGGTTCTGCTCATGAGCGAATCGCGTGCGAAGGCGCTGGGCTATGTGCCCTTGGCGTACGTTCGTTCGTACGCCTATGCCGCTCTCGATCCGGGCGAGCAGTTGCTGATGGGTCCCGTGCTCGCGGCGCCGGTCGCCCTCAGGCGCGCCGGCCTCTCACTCGGCGACATGGATCTCGTCGAGATGCACGAAGCGTTCGCGGCGCAGGTGCTGTGCAATCTCGAGGGCTTCACGTCGCGCGCGTGGGCCGAGCGCGCGGGGTTCACGCAGCCGGTGGGCGAGGTCGATCGCTCGAAGCTGAACGTGATGGGTGGTTCGATCGCGATCGGGCATCCGTTCGGCGCGACGGGTGGACGCATTCTCACCACGCTGTGCAACGAGCTGAATCGTCGCGGCGGCCAGTTCGGGCTCATGACGGTGTGCGCCGCGGGTGGAATGGGGCACGCGATGGTGGTGGAGCGCGCATGA
- a CDS encoding proline dehydrogenase family protein yields MLRSTMLYLSNQPRIFRFVRNNKLAKKFASRFVAGETLDSAVAAVKKLNASGITASLDLLGESVTNEREARAAGNEYLGILDRIHQMRLNANVSVKLTAMGLDISEELCVAVMHDVLSRAQAYNTFVRLDMESTAYTERTLRLFYDRLYPAYKENVGIVLQSYLYRTSADVDQAVQARCRVRLCKGAYKEPASVAFPEKTEVDANYVKCMHTLLEKANYPGIATHDPAIIAAAKKFVADKQIDRSRFEFQMLYGIRRDLQEQLVKDGYRMRVYVPFGTQWYPYLMRRLAERPANLAFITGNVVREMLGHRST; encoded by the coding sequence ATGCTTCGTTCCACCATGCTGTATCTCTCGAACCAGCCGCGGATCTTCCGGTTCGTTCGCAACAACAAGCTCGCGAAGAAGTTCGCGTCTCGCTTCGTGGCCGGCGAGACGCTCGACAGCGCGGTCGCCGCGGTGAAGAAACTGAATGCCAGCGGCATCACCGCGTCGCTCGACCTGCTGGGCGAAAGCGTCACGAACGAGCGCGAAGCGCGCGCGGCCGGCAATGAATATCTCGGCATTCTCGATCGCATTCACCAAATGCGCCTGAATGCGAACGTCTCGGTCAAGCTCACCGCGATGGGCTTGGACATCTCCGAGGAGTTGTGCGTCGCGGTCATGCACGACGTGTTGAGCCGCGCACAAGCGTACAACACGTTCGTTCGGCTCGACATGGAATCGACCGCGTACACCGAACGAACGCTGCGCTTGTTCTACGACCGCTTGTATCCCGCGTATAAGGAGAACGTCGGCATCGTCCTCCAGAGTTATCTCTATCGCACGTCCGCCGACGTCGATCAAGCGGTGCAGGCGCGCTGCCGCGTCAGACTCTGCAAGGGTGCCTATAAGGAGCCGGCATCGGTCGCGTTCCCCGAGAAGACCGAGGTCGACGCGAATTACGTGAAGTGCATGCACACACTGCTCGAGAAAGCGAACTATCCGGGGATTGCGACCCACGACCCCGCGATCATCGCCGCGGCGAAGAAGTTCGTCGCCGACAAGCAGATCGATCGCTCGCGCTTCGAGTTCCAGATGCTGTATGGCATCCGTCGCGATCTGCAGGAGCAGCTGGTGAAAGACGGATACCGCATGCGCGTCTACGTGCCGTTCGGCACGCAGTGGTATCCGTATCTGATGCGCCGCCTGGCGGAGCGCCCCGCAAACCTGGCGTTCATCACCGGCAACGTCGTACGCGAGATGCTCGGGCATCGGTCGACTTGA
- the fadJ gene encoding fatty acid oxidation complex subunit alpha FadJ, with amino-acid sequence MEWGTRWWWSAHDESRPALNAQLEDDVLVVTIDKPGEAVNTLSPALVGEFEGIVLRVDEDTLIKGVVLISGKPDTFIAGADIEQFKEFKSAADAERVSRLGQDLLKRMEQLRTPVVAAIHGACLGAGLELALACRYRIATDHPRTTLALPEVQLGVIPGMGGTQRLPRRVGLQAALDMILTGRNVRAKRALQMGLVDEMVHPAILRDIAIDRARKLASRELKPPRGGSHGAASLLLEHNPFGRGVVFRKARESVMDKTHGHYPAPLAALEAVQVGYTRGFAEGLREEARLFGEMAMTDVSRQLVFLFFASNALKKDPGVDTTRIVPPPRTVEKLGVLGAGFMGAGIASIAVQQNTLVRLKDTDYARIGKGLAAVRSVLQERLTRKQITRLQLEDYMSLVGGTIDYSGFESVDLVIEAVFEDLALKHRVLEEVEPAIDPSAIYASNTSTIPITRIAETAAHPERVLGMHFFSPVHRMPLLEIIATALTAPEAIVTAVAYGKRLGKTVIVVNDGPGFYTTRTLSAYMNEAGRLLDEGVPIDVVDRALEDFGFPVGPITLLDEVGIDVGGKVGLVLAEAFGPRMAPADAMRRVVAAGRTGRKGGKGFYRYGPDGKKGGVDETIYEIIRGTTAAAPATPGREVPPEEIVERCVLAMVNEAALCLQENVLRSARDGDIGAVFGIGFPPFRGGPFRYVDSVGAATVVERLEDLNARFQPRFAPAELLVDLARGRRTFYGG; translated from the coding sequence GTGGAATGGGGCACGCGATGGTGGTGGAGCGCGCATGACGAGTCCCGCCCAGCGCTCAACGCCCAGCTCGAAGACGACGTCCTCGTCGTCACCATCGACAAACCCGGCGAGGCCGTGAACACGCTCAGCCCCGCCCTCGTCGGCGAGTTCGAAGGCATCGTCCTGCGCGTCGATGAGGATACGCTCATTAAAGGAGTAGTATTGATCTCCGGCAAGCCCGATACGTTCATCGCGGGCGCCGACATCGAGCAGTTCAAGGAATTCAAATCGGCCGCGGACGCCGAGCGCGTGAGCCGGCTCGGGCAAGATCTGCTGAAGCGAATGGAACAGCTGCGCACGCCCGTCGTCGCCGCGATCCATGGAGCCTGCCTGGGCGCCGGCCTCGAGCTGGCGCTGGCCTGCCGCTACCGCATCGCGACCGACCATCCACGAACGACGCTGGCGCTGCCGGAAGTGCAGCTCGGCGTCATTCCAGGGATGGGCGGCACGCAGCGACTGCCGCGGCGCGTCGGCCTCCAGGCCGCGCTCGACATGATTCTCACCGGCCGCAACGTACGCGCGAAGCGCGCGCTGCAGATGGGCCTCGTGGACGAGATGGTGCATCCCGCCATCCTGCGCGACATTGCCATCGATCGCGCGCGGAAGCTCGCATCGCGCGAGCTCAAGCCTCCGCGTGGAGGCTCGCACGGCGCCGCGAGTCTTCTCCTCGAGCACAATCCGTTCGGTCGCGGCGTGGTGTTTCGCAAAGCGCGCGAGAGCGTGATGGACAAGACGCACGGCCACTATCCCGCGCCGCTCGCCGCGCTCGAGGCCGTGCAGGTCGGATACACCCGCGGATTCGCCGAAGGCCTCCGCGAAGAAGCGCGCCTCTTCGGCGAGATGGCGATGACCGACGTGTCGCGGCAGCTCGTCTTCCTCTTCTTCGCGAGCAATGCGCTCAAGAAGGATCCGGGCGTCGACACGACGCGGATCGTCCCACCGCCGCGCACGGTCGAGAAGCTCGGCGTGCTCGGTGCGGGATTCATGGGCGCCGGCATCGCGTCGATCGCCGTGCAGCAGAACACTCTCGTGCGGCTCAAGGACACCGACTACGCGCGCATCGGCAAAGGCCTGGCCGCCGTGCGCTCAGTGCTGCAGGAGCGGTTGACGCGCAAGCAGATCACGCGCCTGCAGCTCGAGGACTACATGAGTCTCGTCGGCGGCACGATCGACTACTCGGGATTCGAGTCCGTCGATCTCGTCATCGAGGCGGTCTTCGAGGATCTCGCGCTCAAGCATCGCGTGCTCGAGGAAGTGGAACCGGCGATCGATCCATCCGCGATCTACGCGTCGAACACGAGCACCATTCCCATCACGCGAATCGCCGAGACGGCCGCGCATCCGGAGCGCGTGCTCGGCATGCACTTCTTCTCGCCCGTGCATCGCATGCCGCTGCTCGAGATCATCGCCACCGCGCTGACGGCGCCAGAGGCGATCGTCACGGCGGTCGCCTACGGCAAGCGCCTGGGCAAAACGGTGATCGTCGTGAACGACGGGCCAGGCTTCTACACGACGCGCACCCTCTCCGCATACATGAACGAGGCGGGCCGACTCCTCGACGAAGGCGTCCCCATCGACGTCGTCGACCGCGCGCTCGAGGATTTCGGTTTCCCCGTTGGACCGATCACGCTTCTCGACGAAGTCGGCATCGACGTCGGCGGCAAAGTCGGGTTGGTGCTCGCCGAGGCGTTCGGTCCGCGTATGGCGCCCGCCGACGCGATGCGTCGCGTCGTCGCCGCGGGACGAACGGGCCGCAAAGGCGGCAAGGGCTTCTATCGCTACGGCCCGGACGGCAAGAAAGGCGGCGTCGACGAAACGATCTACGAGATCATTCGCGGCACGACGGCCGCCGCTCCCGCGACGCCCGGGCGCGAGGTTCCGCCGGAGGAGATCGTCGAGCGCTGCGTCCTGGCGATGGTCAACGAAGCCGCGCTCTGCTTGCAGGAGAACGTGCTTCGTTCGGCGCGCGACGGCGACATCGGCGCCGTCTTCGGGATCGGCTTTCCACCGTTCCGCGGCGGGCCCTTCCGCTATGTGGACAGCGTTGGAGCGGCGACCGTCGTAGAAAGACTGGAGGACTTGAACGCCCGTTTTCAGCCTCGATTCGCCCCGGCCGAGCTTTTGGTGGACTTGGCAAGGGGCAGACGAACGTTTTACGGCGGTTGA
- a CDS encoding M14 family zinc carboxypeptidase, producing MRSFALLLALGVASSLGAQQRGDRVDNYSIPAQSKYTLQSFVGKRPLTRAERTGFTETSHYDDVVAFIDSLKLLGATISTGSIGKTIEGRELPYVIASRPLVTTPADARRLNRPIAYIQANIHAGEVEGKEAMQSLLRDLLFDKKKNVLDSIVLIVQPIYNADGNEKFAPQSRNRGAQNGPELVGTRQNASGWNLNRDYIDLDAPETRGAFEMLNRWNPDLFMDLHTTDGSVHGYALTYSPPLTPTAVNVIPYATKLLGDIRRRMLDREGFYVQDYGDFSRPRPNGRGAAPGGALGGGGFGRGADSTGRGGRRGGGGGGNFARGPSLEQIIADSIPTSGWVFSTYEPFARYGTNYYGLRNRLAILSEAFSHDPFARRVASTYDFVSEILSYIAEHKSEVMKLGPRGDAKVAAWARNSASAPKLSLRSRMDTTRIEDVRVEEVVPLTDSTKREPGMGNRQRTGIIKLVRMPVMASFTPTLTSTLPFAYAFDDKTAKAIAPYLRMHGLTVERLTAPATVSAQAFHVDSVMDRGRSETSRMMKDIAGTWDAPAGHVLPAGTYVVRAGQPFGLVAFYLLEPLSEDGLMQWSFYDNIVAPHTDFPVLRIVSPATLRAKAVRD from the coding sequence ATGCGAAGTTTCGCATTGCTGCTCGCTCTCGGCGTCGCGAGCTCGCTCGGCGCGCAGCAGCGAGGGGACCGAGTCGACAACTACTCGATTCCGGCCCAGAGCAAATACACGCTACAAAGCTTCGTCGGCAAACGTCCATTGACGCGCGCCGAACGCACGGGATTCACCGAGACGTCGCACTACGACGACGTCGTTGCGTTCATCGATTCGCTCAAGCTGCTCGGCGCGACGATCTCGACCGGCTCGATTGGCAAAACGATCGAGGGGCGCGAGCTGCCGTACGTGATCGCCTCGCGGCCGCTCGTGACGACGCCGGCCGACGCGCGGCGGCTCAATCGCCCGATCGCCTATATCCAGGCGAACATCCACGCCGGCGAAGTCGAAGGCAAGGAAGCCATGCAGTCGCTGCTGCGCGACTTGCTCTTCGACAAGAAAAAGAATGTGCTCGACTCGATCGTGCTCATCGTGCAGCCGATCTACAACGCGGACGGGAACGAGAAGTTTGCGCCGCAGTCGCGCAATCGCGGCGCGCAGAACGGCCCGGAGCTCGTCGGCACGCGGCAGAACGCGTCGGGGTGGAATCTCAATCGCGACTACATCGATCTCGACGCGCCGGAGACACGCGGCGCGTTCGAGATGCTCAATCGGTGGAATCCCGACTTGTTCATGGATCTCCACACGACCGACGGCAGCGTTCACGGATACGCGCTCACATACTCGCCGCCGCTGACGCCAACCGCCGTCAACGTGATTCCATACGCCACGAAGCTGCTCGGTGACATTCGCCGGCGCATGCTCGATCGCGAAGGGTTCTACGTGCAGGACTACGGCGACTTCAGTCGTCCGCGACCGAACGGCCGCGGTGCGGCACCTGGTGGCGCGCTCGGCGGCGGTGGATTCGGCCGCGGTGCGGACTCGACGGGACGTGGTGGCCGTCGCGGCGGCGGTGGCGGCGGCAACTTCGCGCGCGGTCCTTCGCTCGAGCAGATCATCGCCGACTCGATTCCCACGAGCGGCTGGGTGTTCTCGACCTATGAACCCTTCGCTCGCTACGGCACGAACTATTACGGTTTACGAAATCGACTCGCGATTCTGAGCGAAGCATTCTCGCACGACCCGTTCGCGCGGCGCGTTGCGTCGACATACGACTTCGTCAGCGAGATTCTTTCCTACATCGCCGAGCACAAGAGCGAGGTGATGAAGCTCGGGCCGCGGGGCGACGCGAAGGTGGCGGCGTGGGCGCGGAATTCCGCGAGCGCGCCGAAGCTGTCTCTCCGGTCGCGCATGGATACGACGCGCATCGAGGACGTGCGCGTGGAAGAAGTCGTTCCGCTCACCGATTCCACCAAGCGCGAACCCGGCATGGGAAACCGCCAGCGTACGGGCATCATCAAGCTCGTTCGCATGCCGGTGATGGCGAGCTTCACGCCGACGCTCACGAGCACGCTGCCGTTCGCGTATGCGTTCGACGACAAGACGGCAAAGGCGATCGCACCATACTTGCGCATGCATGGGCTGACCGTGGAACGACTGACCGCACCGGCGACGGTATCGGCGCAGGCGTTTCACGTGGACAGCGTCATGGATCGCGGGCGCTCGGAAACATCGCGAATGATGAAGGACATCGCCGGCACCTGGGACGCGCCGGCGGGGCACGTGCTGCCGGCCGGCACGTATGTCGTCCGCGCGGGACAGCCGTTTGGTCTCGTCGCCTTCTACCTGCTCGAGCCGCTGAGCGAAGACGGACTGATGCAGTGGAGCTTTTACGACAACATCGTTGCGCCGCACACGGATTTTCCGGTGCTCCGCATCGTCAGCCCAGCCACCCTTCGCGCCAAGGCCGTTCGCGACTGA
- the glpD gene encoding glycerol-3-phosphate dehydrogenase, giving the protein MRGFSVKRAKSLDALRSRAFDVLVVGGGITGCGIARDAALRGLSVALVEKDDFASGTSSRSSRLVHGGVRYLEHGQLHLVFESSAERRRLLRLAPHLVRALEFTWPVYRGARIPRWKLGAGLMLYDLLALFRNVGRHRRLNARQVLANEPTLRADGLRGGASYFDAATNDARLTLANAIAAQEAGAVVVNHAAVTELLHEGDRIAGAIVRDKRTGSVSSVRASVVVNATGPWSDRVRALDDDTAHAVVRGSKGVHIAIARDRIGNRHAITLLSPIDGRVFFVLPADSMSIVGTTDTFTSAPPDEVRATAEDVKYLIDSVNAFFPNARLTSNDVCRAWAGIRPLLPTNGSTPGSVSREHAITWTPRGLLSITGGKLTTYRVMASQVVDAVAERLRRPSRRNLTRDTPLPGGDFASFDVLAADIARATNDVDLAAHLATAYGSRWRDVWSEISNDGAERLVPALPYTIGEMRYCVRREMAMTIGDLLMRRTHFAFELCGSDAGDVPARVATAIAPLLGWSAEDEARAVRQYLETEVPRTFTIDASS; this is encoded by the coding sequence GTGCGCGGGTTTTCGGTGAAGCGCGCCAAGTCGCTCGACGCGCTGCGCAGCCGGGCGTTCGACGTGCTCGTCGTCGGTGGCGGGATCACGGGATGCGGTATCGCCCGGGATGCCGCGCTGCGCGGGCTCTCGGTGGCGCTCGTCGAGAAGGATGACTTCGCGAGCGGCACCTCGAGCCGGTCGTCCCGGCTCGTGCACGGCGGCGTTCGCTATCTCGAGCATGGGCAGTTGCATCTGGTGTTCGAGTCGAGCGCGGAGCGGCGGCGGCTCCTGCGGCTCGCGCCGCATCTCGTGCGGGCGCTGGAGTTCACGTGGCCCGTGTACCGCGGCGCGCGCATTCCACGATGGAAGCTCGGCGCCGGGCTGATGCTGTACGACCTGCTGGCGTTGTTCCGCAACGTCGGGCGACACCGCCGGCTGAACGCCCGACAGGTGCTCGCGAACGAACCGACGCTGCGTGCCGATGGGCTGCGCGGCGGGGCATCGTACTTCGACGCCGCGACGAACGATGCGCGCCTCACCCTGGCAAACGCCATCGCGGCGCAGGAAGCTGGCGCGGTCGTCGTCAATCACGCCGCGGTCACGGAGCTGCTGCACGAGGGCGATCGAATCGCGGGCGCCATTGTGCGTGACAAGCGGACCGGAAGCGTGTCGAGCGTGCGCGCGTCAGTCGTCGTCAATGCGACGGGACCCTGGAGCGATCGCGTTCGCGCGCTCGATGACGATACGGCGCACGCCGTCGTGCGCGGCAGCAAGGGCGTTCACATCGCGATCGCGCGCGATCGGATCGGCAATCGTCACGCGATCACGCTCCTGTCGCCGATCGACGGGCGCGTGTTTTTCGTCCTGCCCGCGGATTCGATGAGCATCGTCGGGACGACGGATACATTCACGTCCGCACCGCCGGACGAAGTGCGCGCGACGGCGGAAGACGTGAAGTATTTGATCGATTCGGTCAACGCGTTCTTTCCCAACGCGCGACTCACATCGAACGACGTCTGTCGCGCCTGGGCGGGTATTCGTCCCCTGCTGCCGACGAACGGAAGCACACCGGGATCGGTCTCGCGCGAGCACGCGATTACCTGGACGCCGCGCGGGCTCCTCAGCATCACCGGCGGCAAGTTGACGACCTACCGCGTGATGGCTTCCCAGGTCGTCGATGCGGTCGCCGAGCGATTGCGGCGGCCGTCGCGCCGGAATCTCACGCGTGATACGCCGCTTCCCGGCGGCGATTTCGCTTCATTCGACGTGCTGGCTGCGGACATCGCGCGCGCGACGAACGACGTCGATCTCGCGGCGCATCTCGCGACGGCCTATGGCAGCCGGTGGCGTGACGTATGGTCAGAGATCTCGAATGACGGCGCCGAACGGCTCGTTCCCGCCCTGCCCTATACGATCGGAGAAATGCGCTACTGCGTTCGGCGCGAGATGGCGATGACGATCGGCGATCTGCTCATGCGCCGCACGCATTTTGCCTTCGAGCTGTGCGGCTCGGACGCCGGTGACGTGCCCGCGCGCGTCGCGACCGCGATCGCGCCGCTGCTCGGTTGGAGCGCGGAAGACGAAGCGCGCGCGGTGCGCCAGTATCTCGAGACCGAAGTCCCACGCACGTTCACGATTGACGCGTCATCCTGA
- a CDS encoding isoamylase early set domain-containing protein, giving the protein MRDDGEFRMNEIARELKADVHLDASFDASVMAAVRRLPRHRRFGLWSRLTTPRRQTITMTPLSYGILAASIAVFAILGAAHASVDLHRVARPIVNALMPAKKAAPSQRVQFVLVAPDAKKVAVVGDFNGWDPKHAAYQAQHRGGGVWSVTAPVPVGHHRYSFIVDDSVWVADPMAPRIIDSDYGVANSAIVVEEK; this is encoded by the coding sequence GTGCGTGACGACGGCGAATTCAGAATGAACGAGATTGCGCGCGAGCTGAAAGCCGACGTGCATCTCGATGCGTCGTTCGACGCGAGCGTCATGGCGGCCGTTCGCCGGCTGCCGCGACATCGCCGCTTCGGCCTGTGGTCGCGGCTCACGACGCCGCGCCGCCAGACGATCACGATGACGCCGTTGTCGTACGGCATCCTGGCGGCATCCATCGCGGTGTTCGCCATTCTCGGCGCCGCGCACGCGTCGGTCGATTTGCATCGCGTGGCCAGGCCCATCGTGAACGCGCTGATGCCGGCGAAGAAGGCCGCTCCGTCACAGCGCGTCCAGTTCGTTCTCGTGGCGCCGGATGCGAAGAAGGTCGCCGTGGTTGGCGACTTCAACGGCTGGGACCCGAAGCACGCGGCGTATCAGGCGCAGCATCGCGGCGGCGGCGTGTGGTCAGTGACCGCCCCGGTTCCCGTTGGGCATCATCGGTATTCGTTCATCGTCGACGACAGCGTTTGGGTGGCTGATCCAATGGCGCCGCGGATCATCGACAGCGACTACGGCGTCGCGAACTCGGCGATCGTCGTCGAAGAGAAGTGA
- the rsgA gene encoding ribosome small subunit-dependent GTPase A, which yields MTIDTLVRGVVLGGTGGVWQIRTDDGETVDAALRGRLKKSNSGKRADGSLRRDTVAAAAETLKLAVGDDVHLERGTRDDAWAISEILPRRSQLARRAPGGGQGERIVAANVDQVVIVFAAAKPEPHPRMLDRFLVIAEGNGLAARIIINKVDLVGEAAAHERFAAYERVGYPVHYTAAKSGLGLESIRAMLGERRSVLTGPSGVGKSSLLNALFPGANLRVGAISESVNKGRHTTVGAVMLPLPNDNGYVIDTPGLREVGLWSLPAERLDECFPELRALKDRCRFADCRHVAEPDCAVRDAVSRGEIDDARYDSYCRLLEEIEAEA from the coding sequence GTGACCATCGACACGCTCGTGCGCGGCGTGGTGCTCGGCGGTACCGGCGGCGTGTGGCAAATCCGCACCGACGACGGAGAGACGGTGGATGCCGCGCTTCGCGGGCGTTTAAAGAAATCTAATTCCGGAAAGCGCGCCGACGGCTCGCTGCGGCGCGACACGGTGGCCGCCGCGGCCGAAACGCTCAAGCTCGCCGTCGGCGACGACGTGCATCTCGAGCGCGGTACGCGGGATGACGCCTGGGCGATCTCCGAGATTCTGCCGCGCCGCTCGCAGTTGGCGCGACGCGCACCCGGTGGCGGCCAGGGCGAACGCATCGTCGCGGCCAACGTCGATCAGGTCGTGATCGTCTTCGCCGCGGCCAAGCCCGAGCCGCACCCGCGCATGCTCGATCGTTTCCTCGTCATCGCCGAGGGCAACGGACTCGCGGCGCGAATCATCATCAACAAGGTCGATCTCGTTGGCGAGGCCGCCGCGCACGAACGCTTCGCGGCGTACGAGCGCGTGGGATATCCGGTGCACTACACCGCCGCGAAGAGCGGTCTTGGCCTCGAGTCCATTCGCGCCATGCTCGGCGAACGACGCTCGGTTCTCACCGGACCGTCGGGCGTCGGCAAATCGTCGCTGCTCAACGCACTCTTTCCGGGCGCGAATCTGCGCGTCGGCGCGATCAGCGAATCGGTGAACAAGGGTCGTCATACGACCGTCGGCGCCGTGATGCTCCCGCTGCCGAATGACAACGGCTACGTCATCGATACGCCTGGACTTCGCGAAGTCGGACTCTGGTCGCTGCCCGCCGAGCGGCTCGATGAATGTTTTCCCGAGCTCCGCGCCCTCAAGGATCGCTGCCGCTTTGCCGATTGTCGTCACGTCGCCGAGCCGGATTGCGCGGTGCGTGATGCCGTCTCGCGCGGCGAGATCGACGACGCACGCTACGACTCGTATTGCCGGCTGCTCGAGGAAATCGAAGCCGAAGCGTAG
- a CDS encoding RNA polymerase sigma factor — protein sequence MEAVSADAAVVARVLRGDVEAFRVLVERYRDRYARYAVHMLGNREDAQEALQDAFMRAYRSLARCEDPERFGAWLFRILVNRCRTLGARRGRRSRTFVADEVALLEAAHDHPAEQSAWREEIDRALQQLRPEQREAFVLKYVEDMGYDEMSQLTGVGVSALKMRVMRACDRLRELLSEVHSA from the coding sequence GTGGAAGCCGTTAGCGCAGACGCAGCAGTCGTAGCCCGCGTTTTACGCGGCGATGTGGAGGCATTCCGAGTACTGGTCGAGCGGTATCGCGACCGGTATGCGCGGTACGCCGTTCACATGCTCGGGAACCGGGAGGATGCGCAGGAGGCTTTGCAGGATGCCTTCATGCGGGCCTACCGATCGCTGGCGCGCTGCGAGGATCCGGAGCGTTTCGGCGCGTGGCTGTTCCGCATCCTGGTCAACCGCTGCCGGACGCTCGGCGCCCGGCGGGGTCGTCGGTCGCGGACATTCGTTGCCGACGAAGTGGCGTTGCTCGAGGCGGCGCACGACCATCCGGCCGAGCAGTCGGCATGGCGAGAAGAGATCGATCGGGCGTTGCAGCAATTGCGGCCCGAGCAGCGTGAAGCGTTCGTGTTGAAGTACGTTGAAGACATGGGCTACGACGAGATGTCGCAGCTGACGGGGGTCGGTGTGTCGGCGCTGAAGATGCGCGTGATGCGCGCCTGCGACCGCCTGCGAGAGCTGCTGAGTGAGGTGCATAGTGCGTGA